The DNA sequence CGACGAGCTCACCGTCAGCCGCCTCACCGAGCGGGGCGCCACGCGCGGGGACGACCGGGTCTCCGAGGCCGCGATGGAAGACCGCAAACGCCAAGGCTACTTCTGAACCGATGGGGACACCTCTGATGAGTACTGAAACGACCGCGCAGCCGGACCTGCTGCGCCTGGCCACCGCGGGCAGTGTGGACGACGGCAAGTCCACGCTGGTCGGACGGCTGCTGTACGACACGAAATCGGTGCTGGCCGACCAGATCGACGCGGTCACCCGCGCCTCGGTGGACCGCGGCCTCGCCACACCGGACCTCTCGCTGCTCGTGGACGGGCTGCGCGCCGAACGCGAGCAGGGCATCACGATCGACGTCGCCTACCGCTACTTCGCGACGCCCAGCCGCACCTTCGTGCTCGCGGACACCCCGGGGCACGTGCAGTACACGCGCAACACCGTCTCCGGCGCCTCCACCGCACAGCTGGTGGTGCTGCTGGTGGACGCGCGCAACGGGGTGGTCGCGCAGACGCGCCGCCACGCCGCGGTGCTCGCGCTGCTCGGCGTGCCGCGGCTCGTCCTGGCGGTGAACAAGATCGACCTCGTCGACGACGCGGCGGCCGTGTACCGGGACATCGCGGCGGAGTTCGCCGAGCTCACCGCGAGCCTCGGCTGGGACCCGTCCGCGGTGCAGTCCATTCCGGTGTCCGCACTGCACGGCGACAACGTGGCCGTCCGCTCGGAGAACACCCCTTACTACTCCGGCCCGACGCTCATCGAGCACCTGGAGTCGGTGCCGGTGGACGCCGAGCCGGACACCGTGGGCCTGCGCTTCCCCGTGCAGTACGTCATCCGTCCGCGCACCCCCGAGCACCCCGACTACCGCGGCTACGCCGGTCAGGTGGCGGTGGGCACCGCGCGGGTGGGAGACCCGGTGGTGGCGTTGCCGTCCGGCGTGCGCAGCACCATCGGGCGCATCGACACCGCGGACGGACCGCTCGACGCAGCGCAGCCGGGGCGCAGCGTCACGATCGTGCTCGCCGACGACATCGACGTCTCGAGGGGTGACGTCATCTCGTCCGTCGGCGATGCACCCACTCCGGTGCGGGAGTTCGCCGCCACCGTCTGCTGGCTGGCCGAGCGCCCGCTGCGGACCGGCGCGCGTGTGCTCGTCAAGCACGGCACGCAGACGGTCCAGGCCATCGTCGACACCGTGGAATCACGGTTCGACGAGCAGGCGCTGGCCGTGGCTCCCGCACCGGAGGAGTTGGGGCTCAACGATATCGGACTGGTGCACCTGCGCACCGCGGGCGAGCTGCCGGTGGACGACTACCGGGCGAGCCGGCGCAGCGGATCGTTCCTCCTCATCGACCCCGCCAGCGGCAACACGTTGTCCGCCGGGCTCGTGGGAAACGCGCTCGAGGCGGTCCGCACCGTCGCGGGCCAGCCGGCATGAACGGCGCCGGGCCCGCCGGCGGACCCGCGCCGGACGGACCGCCGCTGATCGCCGTGGCGCACGGCAGCCGGGACCCGCGGTCCGCGCAGACGGTCCACGCGATCGTCGACGCGCTGCGTGCCACCGCCCCGGGGATCGCAGTCCACGTGGCGTTCCTGGACCTGTCCGTGCCCTCCCTCGGCGACGTGGTGGAGACGGTGGCGCGCGCCGGCCACCGTCGCGCCGTGGTGGTCCCGCTGCTGCTGGGCAGCGCCTACCACTCGCGGGTGGATCTTCCTGCGCTGCTCGCCGCGGCGTCCGCGCGGCGGCCGGGGATGGAGTTGATCCAGGCTCCTGTCCTCGGCGACGACGAGCGTCTCGTCGCGGCGGTACGCGACCGCATCGTCGGCGCCGGGGCACCGGCGGACGATCCGTCGGTGGGCGTGGCGCTGTCGGCCGTCGGCTCGTCGTCGGCCGAGGCCAACGCCGTGACGCGTGCCCTTGCCGCCCGGGTGTGCGCGGGCACCGCGTGGCACGGCGCCCGCGCATGCTTCGCGGCCGCGACGGAACCCACCGTCGAGTCGGCGATCACGGACCTGCGGGCGCGCGGCGCGCGGCGGATCGTGGTGGGCTCGTGGTTCCTCGCGCCGGGCCTGCTCACCGACCGGGTCCGGCGCCGTGCGCTCGCGGCCGACCCCTCGGCGCTGATCGCCGACCCCATCGGGCCGCATGCGCTCGTGCCGCAGGTGATCGTGGACCGGTACCGGCGGGCGGCTGCGGCGGCGGCCGCCCGTACGTCGCGCACCGCCGCAGCGTGACCGTCCCCTACAGGTCCTCGGCCCGCAGCTGCTCGGGGGTCTTCGGCGAGAGCAGGCCGGGCGCCACGTCGTACAGCGTCTTGGCGCCGACCTCGCCGCGCACGTTCATCCGGTGCGCGGCGCGTGCGTAGGCCACGAGCACGCTGGACGTGAAGCCGGGGTTGCTGCCGAGCTTGAGGCTGAATTCGTAGACCTGCCCGGAGGAGTCGTCCGCCGGGCCGGTCTCGCCGCTGCGGATAACGAAGCCGCCGTGCGGGATTCCGGCGTGATCGCGGGCAAGCTCTTCCGCCGTGATGAAGTGCACCGTGGTGTCGTAGGGCTCGAAGTAGTGCGGCATGGTCACGATCGCCTCGCGGACCGTCTCCGCGTCGGCGCCGTCCTCGAGCACCACGAAGCACTCGCGCACGTGCTTGTCCCGCGTGGACAGCTCCGGCCGGTCGCCGCGCCGCACCGCCTCGACCGCCTGCTCCGACGGGATCGTGTACTGCACGCCCGCGGCCACGCCGGGAACCTTCCGCACCGCGTCCGAGTGGCCCTGGCTCACCCCGCGCCCCCAGAAGGTGTACGTCTCCCCGGATGGCAGGATCGACTCGCCCAGAACACGGTTGAGCGAGAACAGTCCCGGGTCCCAGCCGGTGGAGATCACCGCCGTCGTCCCGGCCGCCCGCGCGGGGCCGTCCACCGAGGCGAAGTACTCGGGGATGCGCGCGTGCGTGTCGAAGCTGTCCACGGTGGTGAACCGCGCCGCCAGCGCAGGCCCCTGCTGCGGCAGGTCCTCCTTGGACCCCCCGCACAGGATGAGCACGTCCACCGCGTCCTCGAACCGTGCGAGCGCGTCCCACCCGTACACGCGGGTCCCGTCCGCCTGCGGCGTCACCGCAGCGGGATCGCGCCGGGTGAATACGCCCACCAGTTCCATGTCGGGCGTGCGCGCCACGGCGGCCTCCACCCCGCGCCCCAGGTTCCCGTACCCCGCGATGCCGATCCGGATCTTCTCGCCCACTGCCCCGTTCTCCTCCTGACGTACGTCGTGGCGCACGCCCGCCGGCGGCCCGCCACACTGCGCCGGGGTCCCGGCACATCGACGATCGAGGCTACCTCCCGCCGCGCTACCTCACGCCGCGCCACCTCCCCCGCGCCCGGCTCCCCGGACCGTCAGGGTGCCGGCATGACCCCTGTCTCCCGCGCCGCCTCGAGCAGCCGCAGCCAGGCCTCGGAGACGGTGGGGAATACGGGCACCGCGTGCCAGAGCGTCTCCAGTGGCACCTCCGCCGCCACCGCGATCGTCGCGGCATGCAGAAGCTCGGCCACCTCCGGCCCCACGAACGTCGCACCGACCAGGACGCCGCGGACCCGGTCCACCACCCACTGCGCACGCCCGGTGTAGCCGTCGCGCTGGAGTGCCGCCCCCGCCACGGCGCCCAGGTCCACCGCCACACTGTGCGCATCGATCCCGGCCGCGCGGGCACGGGCCACCGTGAGGCCGGTCCACGCCGCCTGCGGGTCGGTGAACACCACCTGCGGCACCGCCGAATGCCCTGGGCCGGCCTGGAAGCGCGGCGCCTCCGTCGGCCGGCCCTCCGCCCGTGCCGCGGTGACATCCCCGCACACCCGCGCCTGATACTTGCCCATGTGGGTGAGCGGCGCGCGGCCCGTCACGTCGCCCACCGCGTAGAGCCCCGGCACCCCGGGCACCGCCATGTGCGCGTCCGTGGGGGGCGCCCGGTGCGGGTCGAGCCCCACGGCGTCCAGCCCCAACCCGTCCACCGCCGGCCGCCGGCCGGCCGCGACCACCAGCTCGTCGACGGACACGGTCCCCGCCGAGCCGCCGTCGCCGCCGTGCCCGGACGGCTCGATGCGCAGCGTCACCGGCACGCCGCCGGCCACGCCCGGCGCGTGCGCCGCCACCGCGTCACGCTCCACCTCGTACGCCTGCGTGCCGAACAGGATCCGCACCGGCCGGCGCCCCGGCCCGCCCTGTTGCAGTGCATCGGCCACCAGCGCCCCCGCGAACGGCTCCGCCCCGCCGAGCAGCGCACGCCCCCGCACGATGAGCGTCACCTCGGCCCCGAGGGCGCTCAACCACGTCGCCGCCTCGCACGCCACCACCCCGCCGCCGATGATCGCCACCGACCCCGGCACCGCCGTCATCGCGGTGACGTCCCGCGAGGTCCACGGCCGCGCCTCCGCGAGCCCCGGGATCGAGGGAAGCGTGGCGGCCGAACCGGTCGCCAGCACCACCGCCTGCCGCGCCGTGAGCGTCGCCGCGCTGCCGTCGGCTCCGTCGGCCGGCGACACCGCGACCGTGCGCTCTCCGGTCAGCCGTCCGCTGCCGCGCACCACGTCGATCCCGGCGCCGCGCGCCCACCGCACCTGGCCGGAGTCGTCCGGCAAGGGCGACCCGCCGTCGCGGCCGATGAAGGTGTCGCGGCGCGCCAGGACCGCCTCCGCGTCCAGCGGCCGGTCTCCGACGAGCTCCGCCGTGCCGGGCAGCGCGGACGCCGCGCCGCGGACGGCGGCCGGATGCAGCAGCGCCTTGCTGGGGATGCACGCCCAGTACGAGCACTCGCCGCCGACCAGCTCCGGTTCGACGATGATCGCAGTCCGGTCGCTGCCGGCGATCGCGTAGGCGGCGGCGTTCTCACCGGCCGGCCCGCCGCCGAGGACGACCACGTCGTATTCGCGGACGGCGGGCCCCTCGGCCGCATGGCCCCCGGTGGCGCGTCGAGGTTCTGACCACATGCACTCAGACTAGGTGCTGCACGTCGCTCCGGATGCCGTTCCGGCCCCACGGCTGCACGCGCCGCCCCACCGGTCCGCTACTCGTCGGCCTCGTCGAAGATCGTCGTGATCGCCCCGTCGTCGCCGTCGAACAGCTCCTCCTCCACCGACTCCCATCCGCCCAGGTCTTCGATGGTGTGCAGTCCCGCGGGCCGCGGGAACTCCCCGGCGAACTCCGCCGCCACCCCCGGGTCGACGGGCCGGAACCCGCTGCGCGCCCAGAGCCGTTGCCCCTCGGTGGAGTACAGGTAGTTCATGAACGTCCGCGCGGCGCCGGGATGCCCGCTCCGCGCGGAGACGGCGAACGGGTACGCGACCCTCATGCTGCCCTCCGGGACCGCGTAGTGCACCGGGGCGCCCTCCGCCGCAAGACGCTTCGCCTCGCTCTCCACGGTGAGGAGCACGTCGCCGGTGCCGTCGAGGAACTCCTCGGACGCGGCGCGGACCGTGGCCGGGACGGCGGCCAGGTGCCCCGCGACGAGCGCACGCACGAAGCCCAGGCCCGCCGCCGGGTCGCCGTCGGCCCCGCCGGCGGCCGCGTAGGGCGCCAGCAGACTCCACCTGCCCGCGCCGGAGGTGCGCGGATCGGGGACGACCGCGTCGACGCCCGCGCGCAGCAGATCGTCCCAGCCGTCGATGCCCGGCGGATCGCCCTCGCGCACCACGAGGACCACCACGGACCCTGCCGGCACCCCGCGCGTGGCGTCCTCATCCCACGTCGGATCCACGACGCCCGCGCGCACCACCCGTTCCATCCCGGGCCGCGCCGCGAAGGCGACCGCATCGGCCGGAAGCCCGGCGGCCACCTTTCTGGACTGGTCGCCGGACGCACCGTACTCCGGGGTCACCGCCAGATCCGCGCCCTCCTCGCCGTCACCGAAGCCCTCGATGACGGCGTCGAAGCCGGGTTCCATCAGCGACGCGGCGACCAGCACCAGCTCCGTCGGCCCGTCGGGCGCCCGGACCCCCGGTGCGCCGTCTCCGTCCCCCACACCGCAAGCGGTCGTCGTCAACGCCGCGGCCACCACCATGACCAGCGCCTTCGATGCGACCGTGCGGCGGCGCCCGGCATCGGCCGTCACCGCCGGGAGCCCTCACGCGCAGGCGCGGCCACCGCCGTCACAGCAGGCTGACCAGCCAGGCCACGACGACCAGGACCAGCAGCAGCAATAGCACCAACGTCACGCGTGACCTGGGCATCAGTCCTCACTCTCGGTGGTGTGCGGGTGCCGGCCGGCGACCGGATCCGCACTGTCGTCGTCCTGGCCGCGTGGGCCGTCGCCGCCGTCGCCGCGCTCGTCGGGCGGGTCGCCGCGGCCGACGAGGGCGAAACACTTGGTCACGACGACGTCGAGGGCCACGGCCACGAGCCCGGCCAGCGGGACGAGCACGACCATCACCACGAGGACCTGCAGGGCGAACGGCAGCCCCGTCACCCACAGTTCCACGCCGTCCCACCAGCGCCCGATCGCCTCCACGGGACCAGGGTAGACATGTGCACCACACGGCCGGTCACCGGTCGCGCACCGGATGGCCGCCGTCTCACCGACGCTGTTCACGCAATCCGTGGACGAGACGGACGCCGCGGGACAGTATGGGATGCATGGCACATCAGGACAGCACCTCGCGCACGAAGACCCGCACGGGAGCACCTGGCGTCGAAGGGAACGGCGCCCCCGACGCCCGCGGATCCGCCGGCGGGGTCGCGGTGCCGCCCGCGGACGTGGCCGCCTTCCCGCCGATCGCCGACTACGCCTTCCTGTCGGACTGCGAGGCGAACTGCCTGGTCGCCCCCAGCGGCTCCGTCGAATGGATGTGCCTGCCGCGGCCGGACTCCCCCAGCGTCTTCGGCTCGCTCCTCGACCGCAGCGCGGGGCACTTCCGCATCAGCCCCTACGGCGTCACCGTGCCGGCGGCGCGCCGCTACCTGCCCGGCAGCATGATTCTCGAGACCACTTGGCAGACGGGCACCGGCTGGGTGATCGTGCGTGACGCACTGGTGATGGGCCCCTGGCACAACCGCACCCGGCGCTCGCGGACCTACCGTCGCACGCCCGACGACTGGGACGCCGAGCATGTGCTGCT is a window from the Tomitella gaofuii genome containing:
- a CDS encoding extracellular solute-binding protein, which encodes MTADAGRRRTVASKALVMVVAAALTTTACGVGDGDGAPGVRAPDGPTELVLVAASLMEPGFDAVIEGFGDGEEGADLAVTPEYGASGDQSRKVAAGLPADAVAFAARPGMERVVRAGVVDPTWDEDATRGVPAGSVVVLVVREGDPPGIDGWDDLLRAGVDAVVPDPRTSGAGRWSLLAPYAAAGGADGDPAAGLGFVRALVAGHLAAVPATVRAASEEFLDGTGDVLLTVESEAKRLAAEGAPVHYAVPEGSMRVAYPFAVSARSGHPGAARTFMNYLYSTEGQRLWARSGFRPVDPGVAAEFAGEFPRPAGLHTIEDLGGWESVEEELFDGDDGAITTIFDEADE
- a CDS encoding sulfate adenylyltransferase subunit 1 — translated: MSTETTAQPDLLRLATAGSVDDGKSTLVGRLLYDTKSVLADQIDAVTRASVDRGLATPDLSLLVDGLRAEREQGITIDVAYRYFATPSRTFVLADTPGHVQYTRNTVSGASTAQLVVLLVDARNGVVAQTRRHAAVLALLGVPRLVLAVNKIDLVDDAAAVYRDIAAEFAELTASLGWDPSAVQSIPVSALHGDNVAVRSENTPYYSGPTLIEHLESVPVDAEPDTVGLRFPVQYVIRPRTPEHPDYRGYAGQVAVGTARVGDPVVALPSGVRSTIGRIDTADGPLDAAQPGRSVTIVLADDIDVSRGDVISSVGDAPTPVREFAATVCWLAERPLRTGARVLVKHGTQTVQAIVDTVESRFDEQALAVAPAPEELGLNDIGLVHLRTAGELPVDDYRASRRSGSFLLIDPASGNTLSAGLVGNALEAVRTVAGQPA
- a CDS encoding dihydrolipoyl dehydrogenase family protein, whose protein sequence is MWSEPRRATGGHAAEGPAVREYDVVVLGGGPAGENAAAYAIAGSDRTAIIVEPELVGGECSYWACIPSKALLHPAAVRGAASALPGTAELVGDRPLDAEAVLARRDTFIGRDGGSPLPDDSGQVRWARGAGIDVVRGSGRLTGERTVAVSPADGADGSAATLTARQAVVLATGSAATLPSIPGLAEARPWTSRDVTAMTAVPGSVAIIGGGVVACEAATWLSALGAEVTLIVRGRALLGGAEPFAGALVADALQQGGPGRRPVRILFGTQAYEVERDAVAAHAPGVAGGVPVTLRIEPSGHGGDGGSAGTVSVDELVVAAGRRPAVDGLGLDAVGLDPHRAPPTDAHMAVPGVPGLYAVGDVTGRAPLTHMGKYQARVCGDVTAARAEGRPTEAPRFQAGPGHSAVPQVVFTDPQAAWTGLTVARARAAGIDAHSVAVDLGAVAGAALQRDGYTGRAQWVVDRVRGVLVGATFVGPEVAELLHAATIAVAAEVPLETLWHAVPVFPTVSEAWLRLLEAARETGVMPAP
- a CDS encoding sirohydrochlorin chelatase, with amino-acid sequence MNGAGPAGGPAPDGPPLIAVAHGSRDPRSAQTVHAIVDALRATAPGIAVHVAFLDLSVPSLGDVVETVARAGHRRAVVVPLLLGSAYHSRVDLPALLAAASARRPGMELIQAPVLGDDERLVAAVRDRIVGAGAPADDPSVGVALSAVGSSSAEANAVTRALAARVCAGTAWHGARACFAAATEPTVESAITDLRARGARRIVVGSWFLAPGLLTDRVRRRALAADPSALIADPIGPHALVPQVIVDRYRRAAAAAAARTSRTAAA
- a CDS encoding diaminopimelate dehydrogenase, whose product is MGEKIRIGIAGYGNLGRGVEAAVARTPDMELVGVFTRRDPAAVTPQADGTRVYGWDALARFEDAVDVLILCGGSKEDLPQQGPALAARFTTVDSFDTHARIPEYFASVDGPARAAGTTAVISTGWDPGLFSLNRVLGESILPSGETYTFWGRGVSQGHSDAVRKVPGVAAGVQYTIPSEQAVEAVRRGDRPELSTRDKHVRECFVVLEDGADAETVREAIVTMPHYFEPYDTTVHFITAEELARDHAGIPHGGFVIRSGETGPADDSSGQVYEFSLKLGSNPGFTSSVLVAYARAAHRMNVRGEVGAKTLYDVAPGLLSPKTPEQLRAEDL